In Bosea vestrisii, the following are encoded in one genomic region:
- a CDS encoding recombinase family protein, protein MFVRAYLRASTTEQDATRAREQVEAFASERGLVIAATYIENESGASLKRPELFRLLADSRPGDVLLIEQVDRLSRLNAEDWSKLKAELASRHVRVVALDLPTSWAMADPKADEFTVRMFDAINAMMLDMLAAIARKDYEDRRRRQAQGQAQAKAEGRYKGRPVNTERNDNIASLLKAGMSWAKVQAITGCSRGQVAKIAKETAQISA, encoded by the coding sequence ATGTTCGTCCGGGCCTATCTCAGAGCTTCCACAACAGAGCAGGACGCCACGCGAGCCCGCGAGCAGGTTGAAGCCTTCGCCAGCGAGCGCGGGCTTGTCATCGCCGCTACCTACATCGAGAACGAGAGCGGCGCTTCGCTCAAGCGTCCCGAGCTATTCCGGCTACTGGCCGACAGCCGGCCGGGCGATGTCCTCCTCATCGAACAGGTAGACCGCCTGTCTCGCCTGAATGCAGAGGATTGGTCCAAGCTCAAGGCCGAGTTGGCTTCCCGCCACGTCCGCGTCGTCGCGCTGGACCTGCCGACGAGCTGGGCCATGGCAGACCCCAAGGCCGACGAGTTCACGGTGCGGATGTTTGACGCCATCAACGCGATGATGCTCGACATGCTCGCCGCCATCGCCCGCAAGGACTATGAGGACCGCCGCCGCCGACAGGCGCAAGGGCAAGCCCAGGCGAAGGCCGAGGGGCGCTACAAGGGCCGCCCGGTGAACACGGAGCGCAACGACAACATCGCCTCTCTGCTCAAGGCAGGCATGTCATGGGCGAAGGTGCAGGCCATCACCGGATGCAGCCGGGGGCAGGTAGCGAAGATCGCGAAAGAGACGGCGCAGATATCGGCCTAG
- a CDS encoding ribonuclease H family protein — translation MTETLATPEPLPNRKITVNFDGSCLGNPGPGGFAAILQDETSGKEVTISGPCGRHTTNNKAELTAALKPLLKIKAGAHVTMTGDSEYVIKGMSERIARWKRNGWRTSSGGFVANVEEWKALEAAASKHAKVNWVWQHGHAGCPLNEKVDGLARAEAEKLRRSIR, via the coding sequence ATGACGGAGACGCTCGCCACTCCCGAGCCCCTCCCTAATAGGAAGATCACGGTCAACTTCGACGGCTCTTGCCTCGGCAACCCCGGCCCCGGAGGCTTTGCCGCGATCCTTCAGGATGAGACATCCGGGAAGGAAGTCACCATCTCCGGTCCCTGTGGCAGGCACACCACGAACAACAAGGCGGAACTGACGGCCGCCCTGAAGCCGCTCCTCAAAATCAAAGCCGGCGCTCACGTCACGATGACCGGCGACTCCGAATACGTCATCAAAGGAATGAGCGAGCGGATCGCGCGGTGGAAGAGGAACGGCTGGCGCACCTCCAGCGGCGGCTTCGTTGCGAATGTCGAAGAGTGGAAAGCCCTGGAGGCCGCTGCCAGCAAGCACGCGAAGGTCAATTGGGTTTGGCAGCACGGTCATGCCGGATGCCCGCTCAACGAGAAGGTTGACGGACTCGCGCGGGCTGAAGCTGAGAAGCTCAGACGTTCAATCAGATAA